One Gloeothece verrucosa PCC 7822 DNA window includes the following coding sequences:
- a CDS encoding DUF167 domain-containing protein, giving the protein MKIQVKVKPNAKQQKIEELEDGSLVISLKSPPVDGKANEELIKLLAKKYQVSKSQISIQSGLSSRNKLIEIVN; this is encoded by the coding sequence ATGAAAATTCAGGTTAAAGTTAAACCTAATGCCAAACAGCAAAAAATAGAAGAGTTGGAGGATGGGAGTTTAGTTATTTCCTTAAAGTCTCCTCCAGTTGATGGAAAGGCCAATGAAGAATTAATTAAGCTGTTGGCGAAAAAATATCAGGTCTCTAAATCCCAGATTTCAATTCAGTCTGGGTTATCTTCTAGAAATAAATTAATTGAAATTGTAAATTAA